A single genomic interval of Arthrobacter sp. NicSoilB8 harbors:
- a CDS encoding AEC family transporter, giving the protein MLGVLAGFFVVWSIILVGMFVGRRNILGENARSVLSALTFFVASPALLFETLSKAKLHDVFAAPLLVTAVGAITTAVLFFGIVRFALKRPVPESLISSMSASLANSANLGIPIAVFVLGDASYVAPLLIFQLAFFTPLFLMALDATTSSHRTTPLGFVLMILRNPMIVGSALGLVVAGTGWQVPPLVLEPIHLIGGAAIPAMLIAFGMSLNGSKPLPAADGRQLDALLASFFKLVVHPLAAYLFARFALGMEDKALFAAVVTAALPTAQNVFVAASRYRTGVTVAKDTVLITTVVAVPAMIGVALLLA; this is encoded by the coding sequence GTGCTAGGGGTACTGGCAGGCTTCTTCGTCGTCTGGTCCATCATCCTGGTCGGCATGTTCGTGGGCCGCCGCAACATCCTGGGCGAGAACGCCCGCTCCGTCCTCAGCGCCCTGACGTTCTTCGTGGCCAGCCCCGCCCTGCTGTTCGAGACGCTCAGCAAGGCCAAACTGCACGACGTCTTTGCCGCGCCGCTGCTCGTGACGGCGGTAGGGGCAATAACGACGGCGGTGCTGTTCTTTGGCATTGTGCGCTTCGCGCTCAAGCGCCCGGTACCGGAATCCCTCATCTCCTCCATGAGCGCGTCCCTGGCCAACTCGGCCAACCTCGGCATTCCCATCGCCGTCTTCGTGCTCGGTGATGCCAGCTATGTGGCGCCCCTGCTCATTTTCCAGCTGGCGTTCTTCACTCCCCTGTTCCTCATGGCCCTGGACGCCACCACCAGTTCGCACCGGACCACACCCCTGGGCTTCGTGCTCATGATCCTGCGCAACCCGATGATCGTGGGGTCCGCGCTCGGCCTTGTGGTGGCCGGGACGGGCTGGCAGGTGCCCCCGCTGGTCCTGGAGCCCATTCACTTGATCGGCGGGGCGGCCATCCCGGCCATGCTGATCGCCTTCGGCATGAGCCTGAACGGCTCCAAACCCTTGCCGGCGGCAGACGGACGCCAGCTGGACGCCCTGCTGGCGAGCTTCTTCAAGCTCGTTGTCCACCCGCTGGCCGCGTACCTGTTTGCCCGCTTTGCCCTCGGCATGGAGGATAAGGCGCTGTTCGCCGCCGTCGTCACCGCGGCCCTGCCCACCGCCCAAAACGTCTTTGTCGCGGCCAGCCGTTACCGCACCGGCGTCACAGTAGCCAAGGACACCGTGCTGATCACTACGGTGGTAGCTGTGCCTGCCATGATCGGCGTGGCCCTGCTGCTGGCCTGA
- a CDS encoding DUF1524 domain-containing protein produces MAGLLLVATTACAGPGTATPAAGTGVVGPGTAAATATASPGTDGTPLDPETTPGVDVPGVGAPHQQPAFASKALQVLATLPVKGRAPKTGYSRNQFGPAWADVDHNGCDTRNDMLRRDLKALALKPGTRDCVVLSGILNDPYTAAAINFLRGNATSTAVQIDHVVALSDAWQKGAQQLSPAQRLSFANDPLNLLAVDGPANQSKSDGDAATWLPPNKSYRCSYVARQISVKSSYGLWVTQAEHDAMARVLADCPDALAPTNQPAAAPAQAAAPAPAQQPAPAQVQMAPAPAPAPAAVTYANCTAVRAAGAAPIHIGQPGYSSRLDRDGDGVGCE; encoded by the coding sequence GTGGCCGGCCTCCTGCTCGTGGCGACGACGGCGTGCGCCGGGCCCGGGACAGCCACCCCGGCTGCCGGGACCGGCGTCGTCGGCCCCGGCACAGCGGCCGCCACCGCCACCGCGTCACCCGGCACGGACGGCACCCCGCTTGATCCCGAGACCACCCCCGGGGTTGACGTCCCCGGCGTCGGCGCCCCGCACCAGCAGCCGGCCTTCGCCAGCAAGGCGCTTCAGGTGCTGGCGACGCTGCCCGTCAAGGGCCGCGCGCCGAAGACAGGCTATTCGCGCAACCAGTTCGGCCCGGCCTGGGCCGACGTCGACCACAACGGCTGCGATACCCGCAATGACATGCTGCGCCGCGACCTCAAGGCCCTCGCCCTCAAGCCCGGAACGCGGGACTGCGTGGTGCTCTCCGGCATCCTGAACGACCCCTACACGGCGGCCGCCATCAATTTCCTGCGCGGCAACGCCACCAGCACCGCAGTCCAGATCGACCACGTCGTGGCCCTCAGCGACGCCTGGCAGAAGGGCGCCCAGCAGCTCAGCCCGGCGCAGCGGCTGTCCTTCGCCAACGATCCGCTGAACCTGCTGGCCGTGGACGGCCCCGCCAACCAGAGCAAGAGCGACGGCGACGCCGCCACCTGGCTGCCGCCGAACAAGTCCTACCGCTGCAGCTACGTCGCCCGCCAGATCTCGGTGAAATCCAGCTACGGGCTCTGGGTGACCCAGGCCGAGCACGACGCCATGGCCCGGGTCCTCGCCGACTGCCCGGACGCCCTGGCACCGACCAACCAGCCGGCCGCCGCTCCCGCGCAGGCCGCGGCACCCGCGCCCGCCCAGCAACCCGCCCCGGCGCAGGTCCAGATGGCCCCCGCACCCGCACCCGCACCTGCCGCGGTAACCTACGCGAACTGCACCGCGGTCCGCGCCGCCGGCGCAGCACCCATCCACATCGGCCAGCCGGGGTACAGCAGCAGGCTGGACCGCGACGGGGACGGCGTCGGCTGCGAGTAG
- a CDS encoding FAD-dependent oxidoreductase yields the protein MNTTLDTVVVGGGAMGSATAWALARRGRNVTLLEQFGPGHRNGASHGTTRNFNPGYADPDYVALLAESARLWNELEADSGERLLARTGVVNHGTDPRLPRIRNALLAAGLRAEFLSVDEAADRWRGIRFDQRVLHMADGGQLNPDAALPAMQRLAAGLGAEIRHHVKVLELKVLDDGVLLTVESGGRTETLSARQAVVTAGGWTAKLLAGVAPLPRLTVTQEQPAHFAITDDAAQWPGFNHMPGHGDAYAYWRSPVYGMQTPGEGIKAGWHGVGPVVDPDRRTFAPEPGQRAALQRYARDWLPGVDADSLTDVSCTYTTTADENFILDRIGPVVVGAGFSGHGFKFTPAVGRILADLATGDGGAPAIFSASRARS from the coding sequence TTGAACACAACCCTGGACACGGTCGTCGTCGGCGGCGGCGCGATGGGTTCCGCCACGGCATGGGCGCTGGCCCGTCGCGGCCGGAACGTGACCCTGCTGGAGCAGTTCGGGCCCGGCCACCGCAATGGCGCCTCCCACGGCACCACCCGGAACTTCAATCCCGGCTACGCGGATCCGGACTACGTCGCACTGCTGGCCGAGTCCGCCCGGCTGTGGAACGAGCTCGAAGCGGACAGCGGCGAGCGCCTGCTGGCCCGGACCGGCGTCGTCAACCACGGCACCGACCCCAGGCTGCCCCGGATCCGCAACGCACTGCTGGCCGCCGGGCTCCGCGCGGAGTTCCTCTCCGTAGACGAAGCAGCCGACCGCTGGCGGGGCATCCGGTTCGACCAGCGCGTGCTGCACATGGCGGACGGCGGCCAGCTGAACCCCGACGCCGCGCTGCCGGCGATGCAGCGCCTCGCCGCCGGCCTCGGCGCCGAGATCCGCCATCACGTCAAGGTCCTGGAGCTGAAGGTGCTCGACGACGGTGTCCTGCTCACCGTCGAGTCCGGCGGCCGGACCGAGACGCTCTCCGCGAGACAGGCCGTGGTCACGGCCGGCGGCTGGACCGCGAAGCTGCTCGCCGGGGTGGCGCCCCTGCCCCGGCTCACGGTCACGCAGGAGCAGCCCGCCCACTTCGCCATTACGGACGACGCCGCCCAGTGGCCGGGCTTCAACCACATGCCCGGCCACGGGGACGCATACGCCTACTGGCGTTCGCCCGTTTACGGCATGCAAACGCCGGGCGAGGGAATCAAGGCCGGATGGCACGGCGTTGGCCCCGTGGTGGACCCGGACCGGCGGACCTTCGCCCCGGAGCCCGGCCAGCGGGCGGCCCTGCAGCGCTACGCCCGCGACTGGCTGCCGGGCGTCGACGCCGATTCACTGACCGACGTCAGCTGCACCTACACGACCACCGCGGATGAAAACTTCATCCTGGACCGGATCGGCCCCGTGGTGGTCGGCGCCGGCTTCTCCGGCCACGGATTCAAGTTCACGCCGGCCGTGGGCCGGATCCTGGCAGACCTCGCCACCGGCGACGGCGGCGCGCCGGCCATCTTCTCGGCCTCCCGCGCCCGTTCCTGA
- a CDS encoding trehalase-like domain-containing protein translates to MPTPLNQSLADSALLTKSLPLGLLRAFVQTDAADDGLTPQLLAELKILARTPGLLVACNYGGTLCTAEGISTETLPLGSAAIALRALAALPNTHAAVISGRSLRDLAAVSRLPAEVHLVGSHGAEFDMGYAHGLSLATESVLQQASQALAETVGAYRGISIERKPVAVSVHTRPAAPDIAALAAKQAEEIARVHGLSFIVDGSVLDLSVVEPSKASALEHLRSVLGVSAALYAGDASSDELAMATLRGPDMALRVGEGPTVAGHRLRDPESFARVLAILFELRRAWLFGEDAVGLERHSMIGNGSSTALITPDAKICWMSHPLPDSGSLFAHLLGGDAAGHFSVEPVKSSQVLGQRYVDSTMIVETRWADVTVTDYLEPAPAGITSLVRVLSGTGTARIVFAPRPDYANAPFSMEARGTELHVVGTADPIILLAPGVTFSITSDGRHATATGDVDLRDGPVVLNLRCGDTEPQPEVLEDETERRSAVAHHSRRWVHELQMPGVKPSLVRRSALVLRALVHEPTGAVLAAPTTSLPEGIGGTRNWDYRYCWLRDGSMTVNALVDLGSTAEAEGFLAWLGRILAHAPGPEWLHPLYSVTGAPLSTEAIIESLPGYAGSRPVRIGNAADHQVQLDVFGPIAELIDALSARQGVLSDDHWELMTQMAAAVLARWHEADHGIWEARRAPRHHVYTKVMCWVALDRALRAAARHGREPLPAWASTAATIREEVLREGWDESASSYTVAYDSPDLDAAVLHIGLSGLLEVNDPRFLATVTAVERELRVGPTVFRYRYDDGLPGLEGGFHICTTWLIEAYIAVGRIEEAWDLFDQLVNLFGPTGLLPEEYDPGTETHLGNHPQAYSHLGFIRCARLLGEHQRN, encoded by the coding sequence GTGCCCACTCCGCTGAACCAGTCGCTCGCTGACTCCGCACTGCTGACCAAATCGTTGCCGCTGGGCCTGCTGCGGGCCTTTGTGCAGACTGACGCCGCCGACGACGGGCTGACGCCGCAACTGCTGGCCGAGCTCAAGATCCTGGCCCGCACCCCCGGGCTGCTGGTGGCCTGCAACTACGGCGGAACGCTCTGCACCGCCGAAGGCATCTCGACCGAGACCCTGCCGCTGGGCAGCGCGGCCATTGCGTTGCGGGCGCTGGCAGCCCTCCCAAACACCCACGCCGCCGTCATCTCGGGGCGTTCCCTGCGGGATCTTGCCGCCGTCTCACGGCTCCCCGCGGAGGTGCACCTCGTCGGCTCGCACGGCGCGGAGTTCGACATGGGGTACGCCCACGGGCTGTCTCTCGCCACCGAATCCGTGCTCCAGCAGGCCAGCCAGGCGCTCGCCGAAACGGTGGGGGCCTACCGGGGCATCAGCATCGAGCGCAAGCCCGTCGCGGTGTCCGTCCATACGCGCCCGGCCGCACCCGACATCGCTGCGCTGGCCGCTAAGCAGGCGGAAGAGATCGCGCGGGTTCACGGACTGTCCTTTATTGTGGACGGTTCTGTCCTGGACCTGTCCGTGGTGGAACCGTCCAAGGCCTCCGCGCTGGAGCACCTCCGCTCCGTGCTCGGCGTCAGCGCGGCCCTCTACGCCGGGGACGCGTCCAGCGACGAGCTGGCCATGGCGACGCTGCGCGGTCCCGACATGGCGCTGCGCGTGGGGGAGGGCCCCACCGTGGCAGGCCACCGGCTCCGGGACCCGGAGTCGTTCGCCCGTGTCCTGGCGATCCTGTTTGAGCTGCGGAGGGCGTGGCTTTTCGGCGAGGATGCCGTGGGCCTGGAGCGGCATTCGATGATCGGCAACGGGTCCTCCACCGCGCTGATCACGCCGGACGCGAAGATCTGCTGGATGAGCCACCCGCTGCCGGACTCCGGGTCGCTGTTCGCCCACTTGCTCGGCGGCGACGCGGCCGGCCACTTCTCCGTGGAACCGGTGAAGTCCTCGCAGGTCCTGGGCCAGCGGTACGTGGACAGCACCATGATCGTCGAAACCCGCTGGGCCGACGTCACCGTGACGGACTACCTGGAACCGGCGCCGGCGGGCATCACCAGCCTGGTCCGGGTGCTTTCGGGCACCGGCACGGCCCGGATCGTGTTCGCCCCGCGGCCGGACTACGCGAATGCGCCGTTCAGCATGGAGGCGCGCGGGACGGAGCTGCACGTGGTGGGAACCGCGGATCCGATCATCCTCCTGGCGCCCGGCGTGACTTTCTCCATCACGTCCGACGGCCGGCACGCCACCGCCACGGGTGACGTCGACCTGCGGGACGGGCCGGTGGTCCTCAACCTGCGCTGCGGCGATACCGAACCGCAGCCCGAGGTGCTGGAAGACGAGACGGAGCGGCGCTCCGCCGTCGCGCATCATTCCCGGCGCTGGGTCCATGAGCTGCAGATGCCGGGCGTGAAGCCGTCGCTGGTCCGCCGGTCCGCGCTGGTGCTGCGCGCCCTGGTCCACGAACCCACCGGTGCCGTCCTGGCCGCCCCCACCACCTCGCTGCCGGAAGGAATCGGCGGGACCCGGAACTGGGACTACCGCTATTGCTGGCTGCGGGACGGGTCCATGACGGTCAACGCCCTTGTGGACCTGGGCTCCACGGCCGAGGCGGAGGGTTTCCTGGCCTGGCTGGGCCGTATCCTGGCCCACGCCCCGGGCCCGGAGTGGCTGCACCCGCTGTACTCGGTGACCGGGGCGCCGCTGTCCACCGAGGCGATCATCGAGAGCCTGCCCGGCTACGCGGGCTCCCGCCCGGTCCGGATCGGAAATGCCGCCGACCATCAGGTGCAGCTGGATGTGTTTGGCCCGATTGCCGAGCTGATCGACGCCCTCAGCGCCCGACAGGGTGTGCTCTCGGATGACCACTGGGAGCTGATGACCCAGATGGCCGCGGCCGTGCTGGCCCGCTGGCATGAGGCGGACCACGGCATCTGGGAGGCCAGGCGGGCGCCGCGGCACCATGTCTACACGAAGGTGATGTGCTGGGTGGCGCTGGACCGGGCGCTGCGCGCGGCCGCCCGGCACGGCCGCGAACCTCTGCCGGCCTGGGCGTCGACGGCGGCCACCATCCGGGAGGAAGTCCTGCGCGAAGGCTGGGACGAGTCGGCGTCGTCCTACACCGTGGCGTACGACAGCCCGGACCTGGACGCGGCCGTGCTGCACATCGGGCTCTCCGGCCTGCTGGAGGTCAACGACCCCCGCTTCCTGGCCACCGTCACGGCGGTGGAACGGGAACTGCGGGTGGGGCCCACCGTCTTCCGTTACAGGTACGACGACGGGCTGCCGGGCCTGGAGGGCGGCTTCCACATCTGCACGACGTGGCTGATCGAGGCCTATATCGCCGTGGGCCGGATCGAGGAGGCCTGGGACCTCTTCGACCAGCTGGTCAACCTGTTCGGGCCTACGGGGCTGCTGCCGGAGGAATACGATCCCGGCACGGAGACCCACCTGGGCAACCATCCCCAGGCCTATTCGCACCTCGGCTTCATCCGCTGCGCCCGGCTCCTGGGCGAGCACCAGAGGAACTGA